A window of the Kosakonia radicincitans DSM 16656 genome harbors these coding sequences:
- the hemC gene encoding hydroxymethylbilane synthase — MLDNVLRIATRQSPLALWQAQYVKERLEASHPGLTVELVPMVTRGDVILDTPLAKVGGKGLFVKELELALLENRADIAVHSMKDVPVDFPEGLGLVTICERDDPRDAFVSNRYASLDELPRGSIVGTSSLRRQCQLAERRPDLVIRSLRGNVGTRLSKLDNGEYDAIILAVAGLNRLGLASRVRMALPPETSLPAVGQGAVGVECRLDDTRTRTLLEPLNHQDTAVRVKAERAMNTRLEGGCQVPIGSYAELINGEIWLRGLVGSPDGSIQVRGERRGKPEDAEQLGISLAEELLENGARAILDEVYNGDAPA, encoded by the coding sequence ATGTTAGACAATGTTTTAAGAATTGCCACACGGCAAAGCCCACTTGCGCTCTGGCAAGCACAATACGTTAAGGAACGCCTTGAAGCGAGCCACCCGGGGCTGACTGTAGAACTGGTGCCGATGGTCACCCGCGGCGATGTGATCCTTGATACGCCACTGGCGAAAGTGGGTGGCAAAGGGTTGTTTGTGAAAGAACTTGAGCTGGCACTGCTTGAAAACCGCGCCGATATCGCTGTGCATTCAATGAAAGATGTGCCGGTGGATTTCCCCGAAGGGCTTGGCCTGGTGACCATTTGCGAGCGCGACGATCCGCGCGATGCGTTTGTGTCGAACCGTTATGCCTCGCTGGACGAACTGCCACGCGGTAGCATTGTGGGCACTTCCAGTTTACGCCGTCAGTGCCAGTTGGCGGAACGACGGCCGGATCTGGTGATCCGTTCCCTGCGCGGAAACGTCGGTACCCGCCTGAGCAAGCTGGATAACGGTGAATATGACGCCATTATCCTCGCTGTTGCAGGCCTTAATCGCCTCGGTCTGGCTTCACGCGTACGCATGGCGCTGCCGCCAGAAACCTCGCTACCGGCAGTCGGTCAGGGCGCGGTCGGCGTGGAATGCCGCCTCGATGACACGCGCACGCGCACGCTGCTCGAACCGCTGAATCACCAGGACACTGCCGTGCGCGTTAAAGCCGAGCGGGCGATGAATACCCGTCTTGAAGGTGGATGCCAGGTGCCAATTGGCAGCTATGCTGAACTGATCAACGGCGAGATCTGGCTGCGCGGGCTGGTAGGTTCGCCAGACGGTTCAATCCAGGTACGCGGTGAACGCCGCGGCAAACCGGAAGATGCGGAACAACTGGGGATCTCGCTGGCGGAAGAGCTACTGGAGAATGGCGCCCGCGCCATTCTGGATGAGGTTTATAACGGAGACGCACCTGCATGA
- the hemY gene encoding protoheme IX biogenesis protein HemY codes for MLKVLLLFALLIAGIVLGPMLAGHQGYVLIQTDNYNIETSVTGLVIILVLALVVIFALEWVLRRIFRTGAHTRGWFVGRKRRRARKQTEQALLKLAEGDYQQVEKLMSKNADHAEQPVVNYLLAAEAAQQRGDEARANQHLERAAELAENDPIPVEITRVRLQLARNENHAARHGVDKLLEITPRHPEVLRLAEQAYIRTGAWTSLLDIIPSMAKADVGDDDHRDVLQQQAWIGMMDQARADQGSEGLKSWWKNQSRKTRQQVTLQVAIAEHLIECDDHDTAQEIILDGLKRQYDDRLVMVIPRLKTNNPEQIEKVLRQQIKAQGDRPLLWSTLGQSLLKHGEWQEASLAFRAALKQRPDAFDYAWLADCLDRMHQPEEAALMRRDGLLLTLQNNPPA; via the coding sequence ATGCTGAAAGTATTATTGCTCTTTGCGCTGTTGATCGCCGGGATCGTACTCGGCCCTATGCTTGCCGGGCATCAGGGTTACGTGCTGATCCAGACCGATAATTATAACATTGAAACCAGCGTCACCGGTTTAGTGATCATTCTGGTACTGGCGTTGGTGGTGATCTTTGCCCTCGAATGGGTGCTGCGTCGCATTTTCCGCACTGGCGCGCATACCCGTGGCTGGTTTGTGGGCCGCAAGCGTCGTCGCGCGCGCAAGCAGACGGAGCAAGCGCTGCTCAAGCTGGCGGAAGGCGACTATCAGCAAGTTGAAAAGTTGATGTCGAAAAATGCCGATCACGCCGAGCAGCCCGTGGTTAATTACCTGCTGGCGGCCGAAGCGGCGCAGCAACGCGGTGATGAAGCCCGCGCCAACCAGCATCTGGAGCGCGCAGCAGAGCTGGCGGAAAACGATCCCATCCCGGTGGAAATCACCCGAGTACGTCTGCAACTGGCGCGCAACGAAAATCATGCAGCTCGTCATGGCGTGGATAAATTGCTGGAGATCACCCCGCGTCATCCGGAAGTGCTGCGCCTGGCTGAACAGGCCTATATTCGCACCGGCGCATGGACTTCTCTGCTGGATATCATCCCTTCGATGGCGAAAGCCGATGTCGGCGACGATGATCATCGCGATGTTCTGCAACAGCAGGCATGGATTGGCATGATGGATCAGGCGCGTGCGGATCAGGGCAGCGAAGGTCTGAAAAGCTGGTGGAAAAACCAGAGCCGTAAAACCCGTCAGCAGGTAACGCTACAGGTGGCTATCGCCGAGCACTTGATCGAGTGTGACGATCACGATACTGCACAGGAAATTATTCTTGATGGCCTGAAACGTCAGTATGACGATCGTCTGGTGATGGTGATCCCGCGGCTGAAAACCAATAATCCGGAGCAGATTGAAAAAGTTCTGCGCCAGCAGATTAAAGCGCAGGGCGATCGCCCATTGCTGTGGAGTACGCTGGGCCAGTCGCTGCTGAAACATGGTGAATGGCAGGAAGCAAGCCTGGCCTTCCGCGCAGCGCTGAAACAGCGCCCGGATGCGTTCGATTACGCCTGGCTGGCAGATTGTCTCGATCGCATGCATCAGCCGGAAGAGGCCGCGCTCATGCGCCGTGATGGTCTGCTGCTAACGCTGCAAAATAACCCTCCGGCCTGA
- the cyaA gene encoding class I adenylate cyclase, giving the protein MYLYIETLKQRLDAINQLRVERALAAMGPAFQQVYSLLPTLLHYHHPLMPGYLEGNVPQGICLYTPDENQLHYLNELELHRGLPPQESPKGELPITGVYSMGSTSSVGQSCSSDLDIWVCHQSWLDNEERQLLQRKCSLLESWAASLGVEVSFFLIDENRFRHNESGSLGGEDCGSTQHILLLDEFYRTAVRLAGKRILWNMVPGDEEEHYDDYVMTLYAQGVLTPNEWLDLGGLSSLSAEEYFGASLWQLYKSIDSPYKAVLKTLLLEAYSWEYPNTRLLAKDIKQRLHDGEIVSFGLDHYCMMLERVTQYLVAIEDTTRLDLARRCFYLKVCEKLSRERACVGWRREVIAQLVKEWGWDDARVAMLDNRANWKIDQVREAHNELLDAMMQSYRNLIRFARRNNLSVSASPQDIGVLTRKLYAAFEALPGKVTLVNPQISPDLSEPNLTFIHVPPGRANRTGWYLYNRAPNMDSIVSHQPLEYNRYLNKLVAWAWFNGLLTSRTHLFIKGNDVVDLAKLQEMVADVSHHFPLRLPAPTPKALYSPCEIRHLAIIVNLEYDPTAAFRNQVVHFDFRKLDVFSFGEQQNCLVGSVDLLYRNSWNEVRTLHFNGEQAMIEALKTILGKMHQDAAPPDSVEVFCYSQHLRGLIRTRVQQLVSECIELRLSSTRQETGRFKALRVAGQTWGLFFERLNVSVQKLENAIEFYGAISHNKLHGLSVQVETNHVELPAVVDGFASEGIIQFFFEETGEEGFNIYILDESNRAEVYHHCEGSKEELVRDVSRFYSSSHDRFTYGSSFINFNLPQFYQIVNTEGRAQVIPFRNQAISTATPANQDNDAPLLQQYFS; this is encoded by the coding sequence TTGTACCTCTATATTGAGACTCTGAAACAGAGACTGGATGCCATCAATCAACTGCGTGTGGAACGCGCGCTTGCTGCCATGGGGCCTGCTTTTCAGCAGGTCTACAGTCTGCTGCCGACATTACTGCACTACCATCATCCGCTGATGCCGGGTTACCTTGAGGGTAACGTTCCGCAGGGCATTTGCCTTTACACGCCTGATGAAAACCAACTTCACTATCTGAACGAACTCGAACTGCACCGTGGTTTGCCGCCGCAGGAGTCGCCAAAAGGCGAATTACCGATCACCGGCGTTTACTCTATGGGTAGCACGTCATCCGTTGGGCAAAGCTGCTCTTCGGATCTGGACATCTGGGTATGTCATCAATCCTGGCTTGATAACGAAGAGCGGCAACTGTTGCAGCGAAAATGCAGCCTGCTGGAAAGCTGGGCCGCGTCGCTGGGCGTGGAAGTGAGCTTCTTCCTGATTGATGAAAACCGTTTCCGCCATAACGAAAGTGGCAGTCTCGGCGGCGAGGATTGTGGCTCGACGCAGCATATACTGTTGCTTGACGAATTTTACCGCACCGCCGTGCGTCTTGCCGGGAAACGTATTCTTTGGAATATGGTGCCGGGCGATGAAGAAGAGCATTACGACGACTACGTAATGACGCTTTATGCGCAGGGCGTGCTGACACCAAATGAGTGGCTGGATCTCGGCGGCTTAAGTTCCCTTTCGGCGGAAGAGTACTTCGGCGCCAGCCTTTGGCAGCTCTATAAAAGTATCGATTCCCCATACAAAGCAGTGTTGAAGACCCTGCTTCTGGAAGCTTATTCCTGGGAATATCCCAACACGCGCCTGCTGGCGAAAGATATTAAACAGCGTCTGCATGATGGCGAGATCGTCTCCTTCGGTCTTGATCACTACTGCATGATGCTGGAACGCGTGACGCAATATCTGGTTGCTATCGAAGACACCACCCGTCTCGATCTGGCGCGTCGATGTTTCTACTTAAAAGTGTGCGAAAAGCTCAGCCGTGAACGCGCTTGTGTCGGCTGGCGTCGTGAAGTGATCGCGCAGTTGGTAAAAGAGTGGGGCTGGGACGATGCACGCGTGGCCATGCTGGACAATCGCGCCAACTGGAAAATCGATCAGGTACGCGAAGCGCACAATGAGCTGCTCGATGCGATGATGCAGAGCTATCGCAATCTGATCCGTTTCGCTCGCCGTAATAATCTGAGCGTTTCCGCCAGCCCGCAGGATATCGGGGTGTTGACCCGTAAACTGTATGCCGCCTTTGAGGCGTTGCCGGGCAAAGTAACGCTGGTGAACCCGCAGATTTCACCGGATCTCTCCGAACCCAATTTAACCTTTATTCATGTTCCGCCAGGCCGCGCCAACCGCACTGGCTGGTATCTGTACAATCGCGCGCCAAACATGGACTCCATCGTCAGCCATCAGCCGCTGGAATATAACCGCTATCTGAATAAGCTGGTGGCCTGGGCTTGGTTTAACGGGTTGCTGACCTCGCGCACGCATCTGTTTATTAAAGGCAATGATGTGGTCGATCTGGCGAAGCTGCAGGAGATGGTGGCGGATGTATCGCATCACTTCCCGCTGCGCCTGCCTGCGCCGACCCCGAAAGCACTCTATAGCCCGTGCGAAATCCGTCATCTGGCGATTATCGTCAACCTGGAGTACGACCCGACTGCGGCGTTTCGTAACCAGGTGGTGCATTTCGACTTCCGTAAGCTTGATGTCTTCAGCTTCGGCGAGCAGCAAAACTGCCTCGTCGGAAGCGTGGATCTGCTCTACCGTAATTCGTGGAATGAGGTGCGTACGCTGCATTTCAACGGCGAGCAGGCGATGATCGAAGCGCTGAAAACGATTCTCGGCAAAATGCATCAGGATGCGGCGCCGCCGGACAGCGTTGAAGTGTTCTGCTACAGCCAGCATCTGCGCGGCCTGATTCGAACCCGCGTCCAGCAACTGGTTTCTGAGTGTATTGAGCTGCGTCTTTCCAGTACGCGTCAGGAAACCGGTCGCTTTAAAGCGCTGCGCGTGGCGGGTCAGACCTGGGGGCTGTTCTTTGAACGCCTGAATGTGTCGGTACAGAAGCTGGAAAACGCGATCGAGTTTTATGGTGCGATTTCGCATAACAAACTGCATGGCCTTTCCGTGCAGGTTGAAACCAATCACGTCGAATTACCGGCGGTGGTGGATGGTTTTGCCAGCGAAGGGATTATTCAGTTCTTCTTTGAAGAGACCGGTGAAGAAGGCTTTAACATCTATATTCTGGATGAGAGCAACCGCGCTGAAGTCTATCATCACTGTGAAGGCAGCAAAGAGGAGCTGGTGCGGGATGTAAGCCGTTTCTACTCGTCATCGCATGACCGCTTCACCTACGGTTCCAGCTTTATTAACTTCAACTTGCCGCAGTTCTATCAGATTGTGAATACGGAAGGGCGTGCGCAGGTGATCCCGTTCCGCAATCAGGCGATCAGCACCGCAACACCGGCGAATCAGGACAACGACGCGCCGCTGTTGCAGCAATATTTCTCGTAA
- the thrP gene encoding bifunctional threonine/serine APC transporter ThrP → MVENKPELQRGLESRHIELIALGGTIGVGLFMGAASTLKWAGPSVLLAYIIAGLFVFFIMRSMGEMLFLEPVAGSFAVYAHRYMSPFFGYLTAWSYWFMWMAVGISEITAIGVYVQFWFPELAQWIPALIAVALVALANLAAVRLYGEIEFWFAMIKVTTIIVMIIVGLGVIFFGFGNGGHSIGFGNLTEHGGFFAGGWKGFLTALCIVVASYQGVELIGITAGEAKNPQVTLRSAVSKVLWRILIFYVGAIFVIVTIFPWNEIGTNGSPFVLTFAKIGITAAAGIINFVVLTAALSGCNSGMYSCGRMLYALAKNRQLPSAVAKVSKSGVPAAGVTISIIILLIGSCLNYIIPNPQRVFVYVYSASVLPGMVPWFVILISQMRFRKAHKAAIATHPFRSMLFPWANWLTMAFLVCVLIGMGFNDDTRMSLFVGIIFLAAVTLAYKVFGLNRHAVTQQVGE, encoded by the coding sequence ATGGTTGAAAATAAACCGGAGCTTCAGCGCGGTCTGGAGTCTCGTCACATCGAATTAATCGCCCTGGGCGGCACCATTGGCGTGGGGCTGTTTATGGGGGCCGCCAGTACGCTGAAGTGGGCGGGCCCATCGGTATTGCTGGCGTATATCATCGCCGGTCTTTTCGTCTTTTTTATCATGCGCTCAATGGGCGAGATGCTGTTTCTTGAGCCGGTAGCCGGTTCCTTTGCCGTCTACGCGCATCGTTATATGAGCCCCTTCTTCGGCTACCTGACGGCCTGGTCCTACTGGTTTATGTGGATGGCCGTAGGGATCTCGGAAATTACTGCCATTGGCGTTTATGTCCAGTTCTGGTTCCCCGAGCTTGCTCAATGGATCCCCGCGCTGATTGCGGTAGCGCTGGTGGCGCTGGCCAACCTTGCGGCCGTGCGTCTTTATGGTGAAATTGAATTCTGGTTTGCCATGATTAAAGTCACCACCATCATCGTGATGATTATTGTTGGCCTGGGCGTGATCTTCTTCGGTTTTGGCAACGGCGGTCATTCGATTGGCTTTGGCAATCTGACAGAACATGGCGGTTTCTTTGCCGGTGGCTGGAAAGGCTTCTTAACCGCGCTCTGTATCGTGGTCGCCTCTTACCAGGGCGTTGAGCTTATCGGTATTACTGCCGGTGAAGCCAAAAACCCGCAGGTAACGCTGCGTAGCGCGGTCAGCAAAGTGCTGTGGCGTATCCTGATTTTCTATGTGGGTGCCATCTTTGTTATCGTCACCATCTTCCCGTGGAATGAAATCGGCACCAACGGCAGCCCGTTTGTGCTGACGTTTGCCAAAATCGGTATTACCGCAGCGGCAGGTATCATCAACTTTGTGGTGCTGACGGCTGCGCTCTCGGGTTGTAACAGCGGCATGTACAGTTGCGGTCGTATGCTTTACGCGCTGGCGAAGAACCGCCAGTTACCGTCTGCGGTAGCGAAAGTGTCAAAAAGCGGCGTTCCGGCAGCGGGTGTGACCATTTCTATTATTATTCTGCTGATCGGTTCGTGCCTGAACTACATTATTCCTAACCCGCAGCGCGTGTTTGTTTATGTCTATAGCGCCAGCGTATTGCCGGGAATGGTGCCGTGGTTCGTGATTCTGATTAGCCAGATGCGTTTCCGTAAAGCGCACAAAGCGGCGATTGCCACGCATCCGTTCCGCTCGATGCTGTTCCCGTGGGCGAACTGGCTGACGATGGCGTTCCTGGTGTGCGTGTTGATCGGTATGGGGTTCAATGACGATACTCGTATGTCGCTGTTTGTCGGCATTATCTTCCTTGCCGCAGTAACCCTGGCATATAAGGTATTTGGCCTCAATCGACACGCGGTTACACAGCAGGTGGGTGAATAA
- the hemD gene encoding uroporphyrinogen-III synthase, whose protein sequence is MSILVTRPSPAGEELVSRLRTLGLVAWSFPLIEFTPGRELASLPARLAALTADDMVFALSQHAVTFAHAHLQQLGLRFPPQTHYFAIGRTTALALHTVSGIEVRYPHDREISEVLLQLPELQSVQGKHALILRGNGGREVLAETLAARGAEVEFCECYQRCAIFYDGAEEAMRWHTRGVTTLVITSGEMMQQLFSLIPPWYRENWLLRCRLVVASERLAHLARELGWQDIRVADNADNDALLRALQ, encoded by the coding sequence ATGAGCATTCTGGTCACTCGCCCATCTCCAGCCGGAGAAGAATTAGTCAGCCGGTTGCGCACACTTGGGCTGGTGGCCTGGAGCTTTCCGTTAATCGAATTTACGCCAGGCCGCGAGCTCGCTTCATTACCCGCGCGGCTTGCTGCTCTAACCGCAGACGATATGGTTTTTGCCCTGTCGCAGCATGCGGTGACATTTGCTCACGCCCATTTACAGCAGCTTGGTTTGCGCTTTCCTCCTCAGACTCACTATTTCGCTATCGGCCGCACTACGGCGCTGGCGTTGCATACCGTCAGCGGCATTGAGGTGCGCTATCCGCACGATCGGGAAATCAGTGAAGTGTTGCTACAATTACCTGAATTACAAAGTGTTCAGGGTAAGCATGCGCTAATCTTACGGGGTAATGGTGGGCGCGAAGTGCTGGCGGAAACGCTGGCGGCGCGCGGTGCTGAAGTTGAATTTTGCGAATGTTATCAACGCTGTGCAATATTTTATGACGGTGCTGAAGAAGCGATGCGCTGGCATACGCGTGGCGTGACGACACTGGTGATCACCAGCGGCGAAATGATGCAGCAACTGTTTTCACTTATTCCCCCCTGGTATCGGGAAAACTGGCTACTTCGCTGCCGCCTGGTTGTGGCGAGCGAGCGTCTGGCGCACCTCGCCCGGGAACTGGGCTGGCAGGACATTCGGGTCGCTGACAATGCCGACAACGATGCGCTGCTTCGCGCATTACAATAA
- the cyaY gene encoding iron donor protein CyaY, producing MNDSEFHRLADSLWLTIEERLDDWDGDSDIDCEINGGVLTISFENGSKIIINRQEPLHQVWLATKQGGYHFDLKGDDWVCDRSGETFWDLLEQAATQQAGETVTFR from the coding sequence ATGAACGACAGTGAATTTCATCGCCTCGCCGACAGCCTGTGGCTCACCATCGAAGAACGCCTTGATGACTGGGATGGCGACAGCGACATCGACTGCGAAATCAACGGCGGCGTCTTAACCATTAGCTTTGAAAACGGCAGCAAAATCATCATCAACCGTCAGGAACCGCTACACCAGGTGTGGCTGGCGACCAAACAGGGCGGCTACCATTTCGATCTCAAGGGTGACGACTGGGTTTGCGATCGCAGCGGCGAAACCTTCTGGGATCTGCTGGAACAGGCCGCCACGCAGCAAGCGGGCGAAACGGTGACTTTTCGTTAA
- the wecG gene encoding lipopolysaccharide N-acetylmannosaminouronosyltransferase, with amino-acid sequence MTDKTAAPLYDLRGLKLIGWRDMQHALDYLYADGEIKRGTLVAMNAEKLLTVEDDPVVRALIEAAEFKYADGISVVRSLRKKFPQAQVSRVAGADLWEHLMMRAGQSGTPVFLVGGKPEVLAQTEQKLRAQWQVNIVGSQDGYFTADQREALFARIRDSGAKIVTVAMGSPRQEIFMRDCRAVYADALFMGVGGTYDVFTGHVKRAPKIWQQLGLEWLYRLLSQPTRLKRQLRLLRYLRWHYSGKF; translated from the coding sequence ATGACGGACAAGACGGCTGCGCCGCTGTATGACCTGCGCGGTCTGAAACTCATCGGCTGGCGCGATATGCAGCACGCGCTGGATTACCTCTATGCTGACGGCGAAATCAAACGCGGTACGCTGGTGGCGATGAACGCCGAAAAACTGCTGACTGTGGAAGACGATCCCGTGGTGCGTGCGCTGATCGAGGCGGCAGAGTTTAAATATGCTGATGGTATTAGCGTGGTTCGCTCTCTGCGCAAGAAATTTCCGCAGGCGCAGGTCTCACGCGTTGCCGGTGCCGATCTCTGGGAACATTTGATGATGCGTGCCGGGCAGTCAGGTACGCCTGTATTTCTGGTGGGGGGAAAACCGGAGGTGCTGGCGCAAACCGAGCAGAAACTGCGCGCGCAGTGGCAGGTCAATATCGTGGGTAGCCAGGATGGTTATTTTACGGCGGATCAGCGTGAGGCGCTGTTTGCGCGTATCAGGGACAGCGGAGCGAAAATTGTCACCGTTGCGATGGGATCGCCACGGCAGGAGATTTTTATGCGTGACTGCCGCGCTGTTTACGCCGATGCCTTGTTTATGGGCGTTGGCGGGACGTATGACGTCTTTACCGGACATGTAAAGCGCGCGCCGAAGATTTGGCAGCAACTGGGGCTGGAGTGGCTCTACCGGTTGCTTTCGCAGCCTACGCGGCTCAAACGCCAGCTCCGTTTACTGCGTTATTTACGCTGGCACTACAGCGGAAAATTCTGA
- the hemX gene encoding uroporphyrinogen-III C-methyltransferase has translation MTEQENSSAVVEETKAADGATPPPEKAEKNRRANRTSLALSAIAIAIALASGAGLYGWVKQQVATLHSNNGEIANQVIALQQSQDKQRAELEGVIKQQADQLDAAKRQNDVLAKQLDEVQQKVATISGSDAKTWQLAQADFLVKLAGRKLWSDQDVTTAAALLKSADASLADMNDPSLITARRAITDDIGSLSAITQVDYDGIILNLNQLSNQIDNLRLADNNDDDSPMDDDSSELSGSISEWRVNLQKSWQNFMDSFITIRRRDETAVPLLAPNQDIYLRENIRSRLLVAAQAVPRHQEETYKQALDNVSTWVRAYYDTDDAATKSFLEEVDKLSQQTIAMNLPESLQSQPILEKLMQTRVRNLLAQPAVTSEQAPANAAAAQGE, from the coding sequence ATGACGGAACAAGAAAACTCCTCCGCCGTGGTCGAAGAGACCAAAGCGGCTGACGGCGCAACGCCGCCGCCGGAGAAAGCAGAGAAGAATAGACGCGCTAACAGGACCAGCCTTGCGCTCAGCGCGATCGCCATCGCCATTGCGCTGGCGTCGGGTGCCGGGCTTTATGGCTGGGTAAAACAGCAAGTGGCGACACTGCATAGCAATAATGGCGAGATCGCCAACCAGGTTATCGCCTTACAGCAATCGCAGGATAAGCAGCGCGCAGAGCTGGAAGGCGTGATTAAACAACAGGCAGACCAGCTTGATGCCGCCAAACGTCAGAATGATGTACTGGCGAAGCAGCTTGATGAAGTGCAGCAGAAAGTGGCGACCATCTCCGGTTCTGATGCTAAAACCTGGCAACTGGCGCAGGCTGATTTCCTGGTGAAACTGGCGGGCCGCAAGCTGTGGAGCGATCAGGATGTCACCACCGCTGCCGCGCTGTTGAAGAGCGCCGACGCCAGCCTGGCAGATATGAACGATCCAAGCCTGATTACCGCGCGTCGCGCCATCACTGACGATATCGGCAGTCTGTCGGCCATCACGCAGGTGGATTACGACGGCATTATCCTCAATCTGAACCAGCTTTCGAATCAAATCGATAATCTGCGTCTTGCGGATAATAACGATGATGATTCACCGATGGACGACGACAGCAGCGAGCTCTCCGGCTCGATCAGCGAATGGCGCGTCAATCTGCAAAAAAGCTGGCAGAACTTTATGGACAGCTTTATCACTATCCGCCGTCGCGATGAAACGGCAGTACCGCTGCTCGCGCCGAATCAGGATATCTATTTGCGTGAAAACATCCGTTCACGTTTGCTCGTCGCCGCGCAAGCCGTTCCGCGTCATCAGGAAGAGACCTACAAGCAGGCGCTGGATAATGTTTCTACCTGGGTACGCGCGTACTACGACACCGACGATGCGGCCACCAAATCCTTCCTTGAGGAAGTAGATAAGCTGAGCCAGCAGACGATCGCCATGAATTTACCGGAATCCCTGCAAAGCCAGCCGATCCTGGAAAAATTAATGCAAACCCGCGTACGCAATCTTCTGGCGCAGCCTGCCGTGACGTCTGAACAGGCGCCGGCCAATGCGGCCGCAGCGCAGGGAGAATAA
- the wzyE gene encoding ECA oligosaccharide polymerase: protein MSPLEFCGLLILWLVATLFIATLTWFEFRRVRFNFNVFFSLLFLLTFFFGFPLTSLLVFRFNVGVAPPGVMMQSLLAAACFYAIYYVTYKTRLRAKSEQVSRRPLFTINRVEAHLTWIMLMVIALVSVGIFFMHNGFLLFRLQSYSQIFSSEVSGVALKRFFYFFIPAMLVVYFLRQSAQAWLFFLVSTVAFGLLTYMIVGGTRANIIIAFAIFLFIGIIRGWISLWMLAAAGVLGIVGMFWLALKRYGLNVSGDEAFYTFLYLTRDTFSPWENLSLLLQNYDKIDFQGLAPIVRDFYVFIPSWLWHGRPSIVLNSANYFTWEVLNNHSGLAISPTLIGSLVVMGGVWFIPFGAVVVGLIIKWFDWVYKLGNRETNRYKAAILHSFCFGAIFNMIVLAREGLDAFASRVVFFLVVFGFCVLVAKLLYWLFDSAGLIRNRSARAVNPLSQV from the coding sequence ATGAGTCCACTTGAGTTTTGCGGTCTGTTGATCCTCTGGCTGGTGGCAACGCTGTTTATCGCCACGCTAACCTGGTTTGAGTTCCGCCGGGTACGGTTTAATTTTAACGTCTTCTTTTCACTACTCTTTTTGTTGACGTTTTTCTTTGGGTTCCCGCTCACCAGCCTCCTGGTGTTCCGCTTCAATGTCGGCGTCGCGCCGCCGGGCGTGATGATGCAGTCGCTGCTGGCCGCGGCCTGTTTCTACGCGATTTATTATGTGACGTACAAAACCCGATTGCGGGCGAAAAGCGAGCAGGTATCGCGCCGCCCGCTGTTTACCATTAATCGGGTCGAGGCGCATCTGACGTGGATCATGCTGATGGTTATCGCGCTGGTCAGCGTGGGCATCTTCTTCATGCACAACGGGTTTTTGCTGTTCCGTCTGCAATCCTATAGCCAGATCTTCTCCAGCGAAGTTTCCGGTGTTGCATTGAAACGCTTCTTTTATTTCTTTATTCCGGCCATGCTGGTGGTCTATTTCCTGCGGCAGAGCGCGCAGGCATGGCTGTTTTTCCTCGTCAGCACCGTCGCATTTGGTTTGTTGACGTACATGATCGTCGGCGGCACACGCGCCAATATTATTATCGCTTTTGCTATCTTCTTGTTTATCGGCATTATTCGCGGCTGGATTTCGCTGTGGATGCTGGCAGCGGCGGGCGTGCTGGGGATTGTCGGGATGTTCTGGCTGGCGCTGAAGCGCTACGGGCTTAATGTCAGCGGTGATGAAGCCTTTTATACCTTCTTGTATCTGACGCGCGATACCTTTTCTCCCTGGGAAAATCTGTCTTTGCTACTGCAAAACTACGACAAGATCGATTTTCAGGGACTGGCGCCGATTGTGCGCGATTTCTACGTTTTCATCCCTTCCTGGCTGTGGCATGGCCGCCCGAGTATTGTGTTGAACTCGGCGAATTATTTTACCTGGGAAGTGCTGAATAACCACTCAGGGCTGGCTATCTCTCCGACGCTGATTGGATCGCTGGTGGTGATGGGCGGTGTCTGGTTTATTCCGTTCGGTGCGGTGGTGGTGGGTCTTATCATTAAGTGGTTTGACTGGGTGTATAAACTTGGCAATCGGGAAACAAACCGCTATAAAGCGGCGATCCTGCACAGTTTCTGCTTTGGCGCTATCTTCAATATGATCGTGCTGGCGCGTGAGGGACTGGATGCTTTCGCTTCCCGCGTGGTGTTCTTCCTCGTCGTTTTCGGTTTCTGCGTGCTGGTGGCGAAACTGCTGTACTGGTTGTTCGACAGCGCTGGCCTGATACGTAATCGCAGTGCGCGCGCAGTGAACCCCCTTTCCCAGGTGTAA